The following DNA comes from Marichromatium purpuratum 984.
CCAGCTGGTGTTGCCGCAGACCTCGCTGATCAGCCGCCCCAGCCGCGGGTTGCTGACCATGATGAAACGTCGCGGCGAGACCCCGTTGGTGACATTGGTGAAGCGCTCCGGCCAGAGATCGTGGAAGTCGCGCAGGATGGTGGTGCGCACCAACTCCGAGTGCAGCTCTGCGACCCCGTTGACCTGGTGGCTGCCGACCACCGCCAGGTGCGCCATGCGCACCTGGCGTTCGCCGTCCTCGCCGATCAGCGACATCCGCGCCACCCGCGCGTCGTCGGCGAAGAAGCGTATCCGCACCTGATCGAGAAAGCGCTGGTTGATCTCGTAGATGATCTCCAGATGGCGCGGCAGCAGCCGTTCGAGCAGCGCCACCGGCCAGGTCTCGAGTGCCTCGGGCAGCAGGGTGTGGTTGGTGTAGCAGAAGGTGCGGTGGGTGATCCCCCAGGCCTGCTCCCAGTCCATCCCGTGTTCGTCGAGCAATAGCCGCATCAGCTCGGCGATGGCCAGCGCCGGGTGGGTGTCGTTGAGCTGGGCGACGAACTTGCGGTCGAATCGCTCGATCGGTCCGACGGTGTTGAGATGCAGCCGGATCATGTCCTGGATCGAGCAGGAGACGAAGAAGTATTGCTGCTTGAGTCGCAACTCCTTGCCCGCCTCGGGCTCGTCGTTGGGATAGAGGATCTTGGAGATGGTCTCGGCTTCGATCTTGGCGTGCACCGCGCCGTAGTAGTCGCCGATGTTGAAGGCCTGGAAGTCGAGCGACTCGGCCGCTTCCGATTTCCACAGCCGCAACAGGTTCACGTTGTCGGTGCCGAAGCCGAGGATCGGGGTGTCGTAGGCCATGCCCTGGATCACCATCGCCGGTACCCAGCGGGTGCGCCACTGGTCATCGGCGTCGCGATAACGCTCGGTGTGCCCGCCGTAGCAGACCGGGAAGCAGATCTTCGGTCGCGGGATCTCCCAGGGGTTGCCGTTGCGCAGCCAGTTGTCGCTGACCTCGACCTGCCAGCCGTCCTCGATGCGCTGGTCGAAGATGCCGAACTCGTAGCGGATGCCATAGCCGATGGCGGGGATGCGCAGGGTGGCGAGCGAGTCCATGAAGCAGGCCGCCAGTCGCCCCAGCCCACCATTGCCGAGTCCCGGCTCCTCCTCCTCCTCGAGCACCGCGGTGAAGTCGAGTTCGAGTTCCTCGGCCGCCTCGCGCGCCGCCTGGGTGATGCCGAGATTGATCAGCGTCTTGGCCAGGTGCGGGCCGAGCAGGTACTCGGCCGAGAGATAGCAGACGGTGCGTGCATGGCTCGACTTGAACAGCTGCGCCGAGCGCACCCAGCGCTCGAGCAACCGGTCGCGCGCGGTGAAGGCCGCGGCCATGTAGAGGTCGTGAGGGGTGGCGACCTCGCGAAAGCGTCCCTGGATGAAGAACAGGTTGTCGATATAGGCCTGCTTCAACGCCTCCTTCGACATCCCGGTGCGGGTCGGCTCGCGGGGCTCGCAGGGTGACTTGGGTCGTTGCGCCTTGCTCATCGGTGACGCCTCAGTGTGGGGAGAAGGGAGATGCGTCGGGGCGGGGCGCGCGCTCACGCGCCCCGGTCGGATCAGCTCAATAAGGCCAGGTCCAATCGTCGACCTCGGGCTTGTCGACGCCGTGCTCGAAGGCGTAGTTGCGACACTCGATCTGCATGTCGCGCAGCCGCTCCTTGACGTGAGCGCCGGCCACCTGTAGCCGCGGCACGCGGTCGATGGCGTCGATGGCGAGGCTGAAGCGGTCGATCTCGTTGTTGATCGCCAGCTCCAGCGGGGTGTTGATGTTGCCCTTCTCCTTGTAGCCGCGCACATGCAGGTTCCTGTGGTTGGTGCGACGGTAGGCGAGACGGTGGATCAGCCAGGGATAGCCGTGGAAGTTGAAGATCACCGGCCGATCCTTGGTGAACAGGCTGTCGAAGTCGGCGTCGTCGAGCCCGTGGGGGTGCTCGCCGGCCGGTTGCAGACGGAACAGGTCGACGACGTTGATGAAGCGGATGCGGATGTCGGCGAAGTGCTCGCGCAACAGCGCGGTGGCCGCCAGCGCCTCCTTGGTGGGGATGTCGCCGCAGCCGACCATCACCAGGTCGGGCTCGCCGCCCTGGTCGTTGCTCGCCCACTCCCAGATGCCGATGCCCTTGGTGCAGTGCTTGATGGCCGCGTCCATGTCCAGGTACTGCAGGTGGTTCTGCTTGTCGGCGACGATCACGTTGATGTCGTCGCGGCTGCGCAGGCAGTGGTCGACGGTCGAGAGCAGGGTGTTGACGTCCGGCGGCAGATAGATCCGCGTGACCTCGGGGTTCTTGTTGACCACCACGTCGAGGAAGCCCGGGTCCTGATGGGTGAAGCCGTTGTGGTCCTGGCGCCAGACGGTGGAGGTGATCAGCAGGTTGAGCGAGGAGATGCGGGCGCGCCAGGGGATGTCCTCGCAGATCGACAGCCACTTGGCGTGCTGGTTGTACATGCTGTCGATGACGTGGACGAAGGCCTCGTAGGTAGCGAAGAAGCCGTGCCGACCGGTGAGCACATAGCCCTCGTACCAGCCCTCCAGCGTGTGCTCGGAGAGCATCTCCAGCACCCGACCGTCGGGTGAGAGTTCACCGCCGTCGGCGTCCTCCTCGCGATAGTCGCACAGCCACAGCTTCTTGCTCACCTCGTAGATGGCGTCGAGTTTGTTGGAGGTGTTCTCGTCCGGGCCGAAGACACGGAAGTTGTCCGCGTTGCGCGCCATCACGTCGCGCAGCATCGCCCCTAGGGGGCGGGTGTTCATCGCCCGCTCGGTACCCGGTCGGCCGATCGGCTGGGCGTAGTCGCGGAAGTCGGGCAGGCGCAGCGCGCGGCGCAGCAGGCCGCCGTTGGCGTGGGGAGTGGCGCTCATGCGCATCTCGCCGCTGGGCGCGAGGGCCTTGAGTTCGGGGCGCAATCGGCCCTGCTCGTCGAACAGCTCCTCGGGGCGGTAGCTGCGCATCCACGCCTCGAGTTGTTCGAGATGGGCAGGGTTGCCGTGCATCCCCGAGAGCGGCACCTGGTGGGCGCGCCAGAAACCCTCGACACGCTTGCCATCGACCGTCTTCGGCCCGGTCCAGCCCTTGGGGGTGCGCAGTACGATCATCGGCCAGTGGCAGCGGCTGGCCTGGCCGCTCTCGCGTGCCTGCTGCTGGAAGCCGCGGATTTCGGCGAGGCAGCGATCGAGTGTCTCGGCCATGCGCTGGTGCATCGCCATCGGGTCGTCGCCCTCGACGAAGTGCGGAGTCCAGCCGTAGCCGCG
Coding sequences within:
- a CDS encoding glycogen/starch/alpha-glucan phosphorylase, which encodes MSKAQRPKSPCEPREPTRTGMSKEALKQAYIDNLFFIQGRFREVATPHDLYMAAAFTARDRLLERWVRSAQLFKSSHARTVCYLSAEYLLGPHLAKTLINLGITQAAREAAEELELDFTAVLEEEEEPGLGNGGLGRLAACFMDSLATLRIPAIGYGIRYEFGIFDQRIEDGWQVEVSDNWLRNGNPWEIPRPKICFPVCYGGHTERYRDADDQWRTRWVPAMVIQGMAYDTPILGFGTDNVNLLRLWKSEAAESLDFQAFNIGDYYGAVHAKIEAETISKILYPNDEPEAGKELRLKQQYFFVSCSIQDMIRLHLNTVGPIERFDRKFVAQLNDTHPALAIAELMRLLLDEHGMDWEQAWGITHRTFCYTNHTLLPEALETWPVALLERLLPRHLEIIYEINQRFLDQVRIRFFADDARVARMSLIGEDGERQVRMAHLAVVGSHQVNGVAELHSELVRTTILRDFHDLWPERFTNVTNGVSPRRFIMVSNPRLGRLISEVCGNTSWARDLEQLRRLEEHADDPAFQARWREIKSAAKRDLADWMAARTGVDLDPVQLFDVQAKRIHEYKRQHLNVLHIIRTYQRIKQDPNHDLVPRAFIFGGKAAPGYFAAKLLIKLINAVAEVINHDPEVNGTIRVAFMPDFNVKNGQRLYPAADLSEQISLAGKEASGTGNMKFSMNGALTIGTLDGANIEIRRAVGEENFFLFGMDAETVAHRQAEGYRPWDHYHGDPELRADIDLINSGLFSHGDTSLFRPLTDQLVNHDPFMVLADYRAYLEAQEHVSSAYRDPARWTRMSILNVARMGHFSSDRAIREYAERIWAVEPLPVESGQETEH
- a CDS encoding phosphoketolase family protein produces the protein MVTPVAHPDANLSPELLKRIDAYWRACNYLAVGMIYLRDNPLLREPLREEHLKQRLLGHWGASPGLSFMYVHLNRIINAYDQRAIFLAGPGHGAPGVLAPVYLEGTYSEVYPNKSEDEEGLRAFFKQFSFPGGIGSHCTPETPGSIHEGGELGYSISHAFGAAFDNPDLLVAVAVGDGEAETGPLATSWHSSKYLNPIRDGAVLPILHLNGYKINNPTLLSRIPNEELSNLMRGYGWTPHFVEGDDPMAMHQRMAETLDRCLAEIRGFQQQARESGQASRCHWPMIVLRTPKGWTGPKTVDGKRVEGFWRAHQVPLSGMHGNPAHLEQLEAWMRSYRPEELFDEQGRLRPELKALAPSGEMRMSATPHANGGLLRRALRLPDFRDYAQPIGRPGTERAMNTRPLGAMLRDVMARNADNFRVFGPDENTSNKLDAIYEVSKKLWLCDYREEDADGGELSPDGRVLEMLSEHTLEGWYEGYVLTGRHGFFATYEAFVHVIDSMYNQHAKWLSICEDIPWRARISSLNLLITSTVWRQDHNGFTHQDPGFLDVVVNKNPEVTRIYLPPDVNTLLSTVDHCLRSRDDINVIVADKQNHLQYLDMDAAIKHCTKGIGIWEWASNDQGGEPDLVMVGCGDIPTKEALAATALLREHFADIRIRFINVVDLFRLQPAGEHPHGLDDADFDSLFTKDRPVIFNFHGYPWLIHRLAYRRTNHRNLHVRGYKEKGNINTPLELAINNEIDRFSLAIDAIDRVPRLQVAGAHVKERLRDMQIECRNYAFEHGVDKPEVDDWTWPY